Genomic segment of Bemisia tabaci chromosome 9, PGI_BMITA_v3:
cctcctcaatagaaaaattcagtactttttcagtaccttcatttggcGAAAatcgaaaagtttcaaaaatttgaattcctcgcttgaattgagacaaaaatgacaaaacatgaaaaaaattccggacctttgcggaattttcgcacttttccAGTATTTCCGGACCCCCTTTAAAAATcgagccaaaaatcagtgcctACTTTTATGTACAGTTATTATTTAgtgcattcccaaaaaattcagtgcctcctcaataggaaaattcagtactttttcagtgcctccatttggccaaattcgaaaaataaaaaaaattccggacctgttgcggaatttccgcacttttccagtacctaCATCCGGACCCCCCTTAagaaatcggtactatttccggactagtagacaccctgttcgaTTTCAAGCGGTGTTCCTGAacggaaattccacaaaaaatcaatggaaccactttcaaactTCTCAGTCTCATAGTTCAGAGGACATAAGCGTCCATAGTTTCCAAATTGTctgacttctctaattgacgtgttccattgtgcgccggcCTGCGTCCCATGTCCCCGCACGCGTCACCGTCACGAACCGAAATAGACCTCCTGGGCCCCGGCCCCTTCCTGccctaaggaaaagcgccgtatgagcattcgaatgttgccaaatttcctctcggaaaaaaattatttaggaggaaagttatgaatatttttttttcgaaattgatgaatattttagattaacttGCGCACAAAATCgttcgaaaaattggaagaaatatattgGCAACCTTTATATTTAACTCGTGTTTTAttagaggaagtttggcaacgcctgggggttcatacgacgtttttcctcagctccGGAGCCGGAGAGTGCCTCCGTGTTCGCCTGTCTCCGGAGAGACGCTCCCAACGGACCACCGAACGAAGTAAGTACTGACTTTgactttttttaccaaaaaacgaAGATAGCCCTCACGCAATACTCAGAAGAATCAATCatgtctcttgtctctgggaaAATACGGATTGCTATATAATCATTTCAAGATTTTCCTATTAGGCTGGGAAACAAACTGAATCTACGAGACTCAACAAATGAACATTCTTTTCGCGAAAATTGAACTCTTTTTTTTAAGGTCACCGAGTTTTTCACGTGCGGATATGACCGAGGGACAAAGTTCAGAGCCAAAGCTTCAAACAGATTAAACGTTCGAGCCTCTTGAATTGCATCTGGTGACGCGGTCGGTCGAAAAGAAATTCGTGAGGCCCAGAAAATTGTGCGTTGCGTCACTGATAAATTGTTTCTGCTTTcttttcgtcgtttcccggatgaaggaacgtaactttatttcaaggttgcaaaattgactcaaacaattcaattactTTGCAAGAATACACGTGTACAATTTTTGTCcacattttttctgatttttgcatgagatcggcagaaaaattagtaaaaatttcagttggaaattcccaaaattctcctggtgAAAATGGATTttgcgagagaaaatttggcaacattgggatGTGTTTACGTTTTGCTTTCTTTTCGttgtttcccggacgaaggaaggtgacttcattccaaggttgcaaaattgacccaaacaatTCAATTACTTTGCAAGAATATACCTGTCGCTTTTGGCCcaaattttttcggatttttgcatgagatcggcagaaaaatcagtgaaaatttcagttgaaaattcCCAAAACTCTCCTGTTGAAAATGGAATTTGcgaggggagatttggcaacattgggatGTATTTACGTTCTTTCAAGAGAGGAACCGCGTTTTCCGCACAGTCCGGGCGCATACCGACGAACGGCGCGCGCGTAGTTGTGTAACAACGCGATCTGAAGAGGTGCGAGCGAGCAGCGAGATTgatgctgagaaaaaaaatcataacaatTAACACCTTGTTGTTTCCGCCGCGGGCCGACACTCAGTGGATTAAGccgatggaccactagacaagatacgaatttcagcattctgatacttgtaGTAGCGCAACGTAGTATacgtgcaatgcatgaagtatcctgcagacttgtaaggcgctatactgTGCGACACGGTGCGTTGCGCGTATCGTGCTGTAAGCGCAATGCacgaagtatcctgcggtcttgtaaggcgctactcgCGCCGTGCCAGctccgcgccggccgcactgtgtttgttGCGATTATTCAAACAAACTTGCGGTGTCCGCGGTTTTNNNNNNNNNNNNNNNNNNNNNNNNNNNNNNNNNNNNNNNNNNNNNNNNNNNNNNNNNNNNNNNNNNNNNNNNNNNNNNNNNNNNNNNNNNNNNNNNNNNNNNNNNNNNNNNNNNNNNNNNNNNNNNNNNNNNNNNNNNNNNNNNNNNNNNNNNNNNNNNNNNNNNNNNNNNNNNNNNNNNNNNNNNNNNNNNNNNNNNNNNNNNNNNNNNNNNNNNNNNNNNNNNNNNNNNNNNNNNNNNNNNNNNNNNNNNNNNNNNNNNNNNNNNNNNNNNNNNNNNNNNNNNNNNNNNNNNNNNNNNNNNNNNNNNNNNNNNNNNNNNNNNNNNNNNNNNNNNNNNNNNNNNNNNNNNNNNNNNNNNNNNNNNNNNNNNNNNNNNNNNNNNNNNNNNNNNNNNNNNNNNNNNNNNNNNNNNNNNNNNNNNNNNNNNNNNNNNNNNNNNNNNNNNNNNNNNNNNNNNNNNNNNNNNNNNNNNNNNNNNNNNNNNNNNNNNNNNNNNNNTTGCGCATTGTacgttgagacaaacgtcaatctcCAATCAGCTCTGAATTCGCACCcctcaacaggttaatacatgcagtcGTGCGGCACCATTGGTGTGTAACGCGTTgtggagtccacctctacatcaaaacaaactctccgtgcaaaggttgggagcaaatacattgacagggctgccaccttgtTTGGAAACTCCTAAACTGgaaacacagcaaccctgctaatgtatttgctccctatctttgcgatagagagtttgtcttgattttgatgtggactttcagggtagaatgggatattccctccattaccATATCAACTTTAGGAGCTTTTTTGAGccttggagttgatttcagagaaaacctgtaGCACCCTTGTGTTCCTCCAGGTTTGTAATGAAACCATCATGATTTTTGTGCCATTTTACCACCCTGTGCGTCAAGTTTGACATTGTAGAtgaattaaggggcttggaagacaaggtgcgtaagtgcagttttttaaaaattcgagatGTTAactattttatctaaaattagTCTAAAAATATATTCCATGGGAAATTCACCACCCTTATATAATTTTCAAGCATGAGAAAGTGAGTTGGAATTTTCTTTCCTTCATAAGGcgccatgtaattttgaaactttcaactcATATTTTGCGAAATTGCCAAAACTGCACACATCCCCTCGTCcatcaagcccctcaattgaagCATTAATATAAAATGAATGTCTGTTGTTTTTGCTTTCTGTAGCCCAACAaagaaaatctaatttttcaacgCGACTTGGATAAGTTCAGCAGCGAATCAGGATCCAAAGGAAAATCCCGGAAACCTAGTCCTAAGCAGCCTAGCAAGGAAGTTGAAAAACTTACCTCTCTGAATGATTCCTCATGGGAGGTGATTGATCCAACCCCTGATATATTTGCACTCTTTGGTGAATTCAACAAACGCTTTTTTTGGGGCAGATTAGACGCTGTTGAAGTCAAATGGAGCAAGCAGATGACAAGGTAAAACTCCTCaagttttcttttgattatGTGACTTAACTTAAATGATGCCTCATGCAGGGAGAAGGTTTTGAATTCTTTGCTTTACTTTGTCCCTTGGTTATTTTATCAATGCATTCCATCTGAATGTATGTGCCACAGGCAATGaacaatcgccggcaatttgcaagccagTAGTGAATAAATGTaagaaatcataaaattaaGAAGTAGAAGAACAAGTTTAGAGTGTTGATTGTGTTGCCTATGCAAATGGACACTTCTTTCTCCATGAAAACATGGTAGAAGTAGGCACATTCGAAAGAGCGTGCAGTAAACTCAGTGGcattagttgggttgagatcggtCAGGCAACTAAACTAGTTTCGAGACAAAGCATGGAGTATCaccaaaaatgaaggctctcCAAGCGGAGCTCAtgcttttgaagaccataacccttaaaaattgcttCACAGCTTTGCGTattattgcgatttatcgaaaaaTCTTGTGAACCCCTTGCAAATTGCAGACGATTCTTAATTGCCTGTGTCATACGCATTTATCTGTCGAATTGCACCAGTTTTAAGCTAATTAGAATTTGACCTGTGCCTTTACATGCTGTAGACATGCTCAGATATACAGTGGAAGGATATAATATGCAAAAtagctcaaattttttaacaaaacacCCAACAAAGACTGAAGCAAAATAAACTAGAAAATGCTGGAACATTTCCAGGTGGTATCGAATCGACCCTTCTCTTCTTTGCAAGTCAGGCTTCTCCTTTGAGAAAGGGTTTCAAATTCGAGTTAGGATCAATGCTGAAAGTAGAACTATCATAGTGTAATTATTTGTGCTAcccataaaaaacaaaatccaACTATCATGAAGCTCTTCAACTTACTTTTcagttcctaatttttttttctttcttttagcTGTGCAGGTATATGCTACTACCAAGGAAGAATGGGGTTGTGTTCTGTGAGGTTGAGCGAGCCCCTACTGAAACTTCGACCTCGCAGCGATCTCATAAATACATTGTTGGTGAGTCTTTCGAACTTTGTCTTCATCTGCAGAAAACCATTCCGTTTATTTATCATTTGAAAATGCAGGAATTCTTGAATACCTAGACTCTCAGCCATTAAATTAAACTCATTTGTGCAAAAGAAACCAGCGTACACCAGTAGCTTTGAGAATGAATCTATCTGCTTGAGAGATAGATCATATTTTAGGATTGCAATTTGAAAACTGGATCAGGATTAATTTGATACTCATCACTGCGATAAATGGAGAACCAAGTGACAAAAGATTTGACTTGGTTTGAAATAGATGAAAGGTTTCTCCTGAAAATTGGCTCCAAGCTTGGATCGAAGTAAGCAAACGAAAGCTGTGCCCCTATTTGTATCCGTAAATAATAGAATCTTGAATTTTGTACGCTCCTGGTTTCAGCCTTGTCTAACAACCTTTTCTACCAATGTATATGTCTATCTAACATATTGGTATGTAGATGGATTACACATAccgaaaaaaaggtaaaaacaaaaattttctaagaaaacaTCAGCAGGACTCCTGATAAAACaggaaaaactttcaaaataacaCACTGTTGGCTAAAGTAGAAAATCATAAGATTATTGCAATATCTGGAAGTTTTTACAAAGTTTTGGAACATATTGTCCAAACAAGAGAGActaattatgaaaaattttaccaTTCCAGCACGAAATGATCCATGCTTACCTGTTTGTAACTGCCAACAACAGAGATCGCGATGGTCATGGACCTGAGTTCCACAAGCACATGGGCCGCATCAATAAAGAAGCTGGCACCAAAATTACGGCAAGTATACTATCTTAACAAATTTGGGAAGAATCCCAACTCTTTTTCCATTGAACTTGAATCCAAGGTGTGAATAAGAAACAGAAGAAGCTATTCATCGCTCATTAAACCTCTTCAACTCTTCTCTGAATTCAAGTCCTAGACTATCCTCGATGCTGTTCCTCCGTTTGTTCTCAAGTGCCCAAAAGCTATCGATTTATCTccagaaaaaagttttaaagattCTTGAACCTTCAAATTGTAGGTTCAGTTCTGTAGAATCCCAGTCACAATCAttaatttgcttgtttttctcTCAATTAAGTGTATAGAAAATCTATTACTTACATGCGACTCTCACCTCTGCTGTCTTTAGTTATCCCCTGGGCTAAGGTATTTTAccacgtttagcaaaaaggaaccaagtcatatTGAGCTGATTTTGAGAAAACCGAAGTGAAAGGTCATGTGCTCTTGTTTTCAGAAACTACTTGGCACTACTGAAGTTAGAATTTTCTCCGACCAATGTTTTCGTTTGTGATTTAACCACaccaaaaaaactgaaatcaatGCTGTACCTGCTTGCTCAAAGTTTTGAAGTCCTTTTGACAAATTTTGGGTTCTACTCTAACAGTGAATGTAAGTGAATCTACCATATCTGTCTCTGATAACTAATCTTGTGTTTTATACAGGTTTATCACTCATTCCACGATGAAGTGCGATTGTACCAACAGCACTGGTGGCGATGCAACGGTCCATGCCGTGATCGCAAGCCGTACTATGGTTATGTGAGGCGTGCCAAAAACCGTGCCCCGGGACCATACGATTTCTGGTATGGCGACCATCATGCAGAGTGTGGGGGAACATTCATCAAAATTAAGGAGccagaaaattatggaaaaaaagaaaagaaaccgaAAAGCTCGTCCAGTAAGTACTTTTACACAGGACACAATCTCTATAAGTCTTCTAAAAGAATGTCCTAAATCGtcgtgcctctgatgtaagggcgtatcacaattttcacgtgagcaaTGTTTTACTTAAGAATCCATGCTTCCTGATGCTCATGgggaaattggacgtatttatgctaaaaggaactatgttacatgcaaatcctatgcacttaattcgttttagcataaatacgtccgattgaggtatgcccttatgtcagagaaGCAACGATATGTGTATCTTATCGTAGTTTCTGTATTCATTGCGTACTCATTGTTTagataacaattttaaaatgcaaaaaatggggaaaactGTTTATTGAGGTACAGATCAATGTTTTATACATTATTAATCCCCTACACAAATTTTCGTGTGAAAACTGTCGTCAAAATGAGTAAACAGTTGTCCTGCATGTTAACGAAGTTGGTATTTTCATCAACCAATCAGAGCCCGGTGGCCTATTTACAGGACTGTCGATGGGTTTCACTCTCTCACCCAGAATTGTCAACAGGTTAGATAACGTGGTCCGGACATAATTACGAAACtgttaatgaaaattaaatttcatttaattacAGGCGATTTGGCGGGTTAGGCTAGCTCACGTCCATTTATGCACAGACGGAGAacgaaaatttgttttcatgACGTATTTTGTTAAACTGTTTACGGATTTTGTCTACAGTTGACGAACAAAAATTTGCTTATTGACACTTTTATCTACGTTTCACTTTTTACTGTTTACTTACCTGAGCTGAcactttttcataaaaaaaaaggaatagtaATTTAAATTATACCGCagcgctaaggaagaatgccttatgagcctttagatgttGCCCTCATTActtatttccttcaatgaagaacaaattttttaccaaaatttattgaaaacgttaacttaatcttttttatttaactggtagaaacaacgtatataaTTCGTAATGTGTGGCAGTTTACaataaatagttttaaaaaacaaatacattttgaatattgtgaaaatattgttattctcaaatttttcagacaattttgtttgtcaATCTAAAGTgtgtatccgaaaatttcaaggaaaaatatatttttgaattgGGTGCTTTGCTTGTATATCTGTCAGTATTTATTTGAAATGTTGACAAACTATAGAAAGCATGAAGATAAATATCTATAGTGCTAtctattgtttttaaaaaaattaatatttatgtTTATCCatctcatttatatttttattttcattacatATTTTTAGCTTTAAATTAATACAATGTCAGAACTCTCATTGATCGTGAGATGTTTAAGCATTTCTTTGCTTTCATAGTTTGTCCTCACTGACTGATATTTAAAGACAATCAAAGGAATATTCATTAATAGataaatcgttaaaaaaaaaaaaaaaaaaaaaaaaaaaaaagcaagatgATGCTCCTTTCGAAGTGAGGCCCACTAGCAGCCTCTTTGCACTTTCCCCTTCTATACTATGCCACTGTTGGCCCAATGCCAGCATGATGTTGTCACCTAgaaagataaaaatatttagttttcCATAGAgcctttattatttattaaaagCTAAAAGTGCTGCTTGCTTATATGCACCCTGTTGtataatttttcatctgatgacgattttattttttgagttttcaaaTCTTCACCGATTAATTTTCTTTTGCCTCCCTGTTTCAGCTTCCTCCAATCCCAAGTCGTCCAAGTCTAGCGCTAAAGACATCAGGAACTTCTTTCCACAACCATCCACATCCACAAGCTCTAGCTCTAGCCAAGTAAACCCTAGTCCTAGTTCAGTTGCTGCCAAAATTTATGGATTCAATGATCTGAACGAACCTTCGAACCCAACCGTTAGTGCATCCGCTACAACAAACTCTAACATAGTCGGGTTCCATGATCTTACTTCCAGCAACTCCAATGGATTAAGCAACTCTACCAGTAGTCGAGGTAAAATTGGAACGGCATCGTCAGGTAGAACCTTAGGAACAAGCAATTCGGGAAGCACCCCTGGAAATTACAGGAATGCAGGAAGAACTGCTGGCGGGGGATTGAAAAACAAAGGTAGCAGCACTGTCTTAGTTCCTCCCAAGACGCAAACCAAAACAAAAGTCAGTGCAGAAGAGCCCCAAGAGGTGAAAAAGGTTGATAATCCTTTGAATATTGACAGGTTCCAAGCATTTAAATCCAATGGGCAAGTACTTGGTGGTAATGCAAATGACAGATCAAGGAGTCGTCTGCTGGCGATGTTCTCGAATCAAGAGCGAGAGAAGCAGAAGCAAAGAACACGACAGAGTCCAATGCAAAAAACACACCGGAGTCCGGTGCAAGAAACTAAGCAGAGTCCAACTCAAAAGTTACAAGAAAGTCCGACTGTTGATAGCCGGCGAATGATAGATTGCTCCTCCCCAACAAAATCGACTGTCAGCCCACTTAGTAGCTTGCAAATGCGCAATTTTCCCTCCTCCAATAGCAAAAAAGGTAGCACCAAAGCATCTCGTGATAAATTTCTTGCATCCTTCTCTACTTCAAGTACTACACCAAACTCAGACTCGGATGCTAGATTAACAGTTAAAAGACGATCAGTGTCTGATAGTACAAACTCTCCTGATGTAGAAAGGGAGTGTCCCACCAAAAAACCGCTTTTTAGTGTTGAAACTATTTGTCTTGATACTCCAGAGAAGGATATGGTACCTTGTCCAGTTTGCTCAATGAAAGTCAGTCGTAACACCGTAAATGATCATCTTGATAGCTGTGTTGGATTTTTACCTGGCCCATCCTCTGAGTATCAGCCTACTAACATTGATCAAGCACAATCCTCTAATTCGGTGAATGGAATAGTAAATATTGTAGAATCGAAGGATGCCATTCCCCCAAAGAGGCAATTTGATCAAGACATTTACATCTCAGATGAAGAGGATGAAACTACGAATGGTCAAGATGACCGATTCAATGTCACAGATTATAATCTAGGCTCCGAGCCACAAGTTCCTTGCCCTTGCTGTAATAATTTAGTGTCCAGTGATAATATAAATCAACACTTAGATGTCTGTTTGAATGAAATGGCGC
This window contains:
- the LOC140225364 gene encoding uncharacterized protein (The sequence of the model RefSeq protein was modified relative to this genomic sequence to represent the inferred CDS: added 72 bases not found in genome assembly), with product MEDMDYLLALQLQDELQSETTASSPNKENLIFQRDLDKFSSESGSKGKSRKPSPKQPSKEVEKLTSLNDSSWEVIDPTPDIFALFGEFNKRFFWGRLDAVEVKWSKQMTSCAGICYYQGRMGLCSVRLSEPLLKLRPRSDLINTLLHEMIHAYLFVTANNRDRDGHGPEFHKHMGRINKEAGTKITVYHSFHDEVRLYQQHWWRCNGPCRDRKPYYGYVRRAKNRAPGPYDFWYGDHHAECGGTFIKIKEPENYGKKEKKPKSSSTSSNPKSSKSSAKDIRNFFPQPSTSTSSSSSQVNPSPSSVAAKIYGFNDLNEPSNPTVSASATTNSNIVGFHDLTSSNSNGLSNSTSSRGKIGTASSGRTLGTSNSGSTPGNYRNAGRTAGGGLKNKGSSTVLVPPKTQTKTKVSAEEPQEVKKVDNPLNIDRFQAFKSNGQVLGGNANDRSRSRLLAMFSNQEREKQKQRTRQSPMQKTHRSPVQETKQSPTQKLQESPTVDSRRMIDCSSPTKSTVSPLSSLQMRNFPSSNSKKGSTKASRDKFLASFSTSSTTPNSDSDARLTVKRRSVSDSTNSPDVERECPTKKPLFSVETICLDTPEKDMVPCPVCSMKVSRNTVNDHLDSCVGFLPGPSSEYQPTNIDQAQSSNSVNGIVNIVESKDAIPPKRQFDQDIYISDEEDETTNGQDDRFNVTDYNLGSEPQVPCPCCNNLVSSDNINQHLDVCLNEMALRDST